ATCCCAAGCAAAATTATTTCTAGTGATCGTACGCGAAAttggatttcttttaattttattattaacgCCCAGGAcaccataaaaatctaattacTTGTTCCAGACGTCGGCCGCGAGTGCtacttaacaacaacaacaacaacaacaacaacaacaacaaaacggTTCGTGATATCCACGGTAGCTCAGGTCAAGTGTCAAGCCGCATTTCATCAGCATAATAACAACGTTGGCGTTTGTCATCGTTAATGACTTAATCAGTCGTTGCCGGGTAGCCTGTGCCTCGCGTCTACCCGGGTGTGCGACATCCGCCATTATAAACAACGGAGCCTTTGAGAAATGAAGATGAATATGATTGCTTGTTAATGAGGACAGGTGAGCGATCTGTGGAGCTATTTCAGACCGACAGGTGATTGCTATCCCACTTAGTGTAGGATAGTAGCTACTAGCTAGACTGTGTAGTGCTAGTGACTGTGAGACTGCAGGATAGCGATTGTCAGCCTGGTGTGACATTCGCGTCCGGATTATATCCCCGTTGTGCTCGTGCCGGAAGTACCAGATGAGGTGTGACCTTCGCTGTAGGAGTTCAAAAGACCCTTCCGGTCTCGGCTGACGCAGCCAATCACGAAGAGAATTCCTGCCGGAAGCGGCGGCCGCTCATGCAGTAGAGAAGAAAGTTGATGGAGGAGTTGACGATTATACCTAGCTTGGCCGCTGCAAACGCTTCGCTAATGATGTTCTTGTCAAACTGAAAGCAagaattttctgttgttgatttttttaatcattctctctctgaccgtttctttctctctctctatcacacattaaaaataaaatgaaaattacgCATTATGAATAGTTTGCGTACAACGACATATTACAACGAGTaaaatgttgtaaatatttcttcagGACCCCTACCCCGTCTGGCATGAGCATGAAGAAGCACTGGGTGATGCACTGGAAGCCGATGAGGAACAGGAAGGTGAAGGTGACTATGAGCAGCAGGCGCGTGATCTGGTTCTCGGAGCGACGTGACTTGTCGGCCGACTCAGCTGTCTTTTTGTCTATCATCTTCTTATTAGTCCTGCTTATCTGCAATGTCGTTATCGACGGAGAgtgcttaaaataaattactattTAACGACAGcacgcatctctctctctctttttttttttataagtattACCCAAAGTGCATgctgtttaatattattttgtttgtgtgtggtccATTTGTTTGTGTCGTGAAATGTGAGCTTTGTTTGTACACAATTTCGGGAGCAACAGGTTTGTAGAAAGTCCGCTGCTGCTTCATAACAAGTTTGCAATGAGGAAACTTAACAAAGTGATCAACAGGTTTCTAGATATGAAGATATGGAGAGAACATGATTTAGAGACGATACCCGGTATGACCAGACAACCGGGTGTAAAAACAAACTCCACTGGGCAGCAGGTTTATAAAAAACGAAGGTCGCTAGTGGAGGGGGAACCGGTTTGGAAGGACGAAGGCCACTGTTGGTAGGCACGAAAAGTATGATTGTGTGGAAAAGAATTTACTTGGTGCGTGCAATAGAGAACGTTTTCTGGAAGGAAAGTCGCGTAAAGTGCACGTAGTGACATCAGGTCATCGTGTTCCCTGCGCAGTAAAGCTCCTAGCCGCGTGTTTGTCTCATGCAATCACTTGATAATGTGCAAACACttgtacagacagacagctaCCCGCCCCATATCTCACTTTACCTTCCCAATAATAAGGAGATTGAGGATGAAAATCGTGAACCACGGGAGGAGAACGAGGAAGATGCAATGCACCCAAAACTCGTAGTTTATTGCCCCTTCTCCTTTCTGGAACTCACTCATCACAATGGCTGACGTGTTACTACCAGCAGGCCGGTCGAAGTCCGCctgcaaaggaaaacaaaaagattcaGGCCAGCTGGGTCACCATATGTCCGAGTcagtttatctctctctctgtctgcctgtttgtCTCATAGTAGAATGTTTGTCCCAGGCAGCTCTTAGGATCTGATCGAGTGGTTAGTCACAAAAACCTAGGCGAGGAACTGGTGCACTCACCTGGTAGGACCAGAAGTGGGGCAGGTTGATGATGAAGCAAGTGGCGAGAATGATGAAGATGCCAACGTTGGCCCGTTTCTCATTACAGAAGATCTGTGGACAGATGCGATGCCACTTGATAGTGAGTGTGCGCACTGAGCTATTTACATTGGTCCTttcagttaaaacaaaaacattaaattccaaaaagagagaaaagaagactaTTAGCAACTTTAACAACATTTCAGACTTAAATAACTATCTTTTATGTTGGTGGAACCCGTTAGTTCAAGCTTGCCTTGGCCTTGGTGATCAGGCAGACCATGATGAAGCGGTCAACCGTCACTCCGACCATGAACCAGATGGAGAGGACaacgaagagaaagaaaatcggATATCCAAAGTAGGCAAAGAAGAATGCGTAGACCAACGCTTTGCGCCACTTCCGGTGCAAACATTTTTAGGCTGTCCACCAGGAAAAACCAGATGAGGACTCCACTATCAGCAATAGCCTGCACATccacaagttttattttaaagacaaaaggatgtgttacttttattttgatgaatCTATCAatacttcatttttattgaacTCTTCTCATAACTTTATTGTCTGACTGCATTGATAATACCACCACGGAGGATGGAAAGAGGATcggaagaaaagacaaagagcgTATTACCAGTGCAGTTAAGTATCTTCCGGTTGAACTGCGCATGCCGCGACGATTCCAGACGATGATGGCGAAGATATTGCCGATGAGGcccagaaaaacaaagattggTCCCACGACGACAGAGGCCCCCCAGTGCATGCGCTCAGCCATCGTCAACATGGCGGCCATGTCGTGGTCGTTGCTGGCTTCCACGTGCACATGGCCGTTCTCAGAATGGCCCGCGT
This is a stretch of genomic DNA from Pomacea canaliculata isolate SZHN2017 linkage group LG3, ASM307304v1, whole genome shotgun sequence. It encodes these proteins:
- the LOC112559533 gene encoding LOW QUALITY PROTEIN: FMRFamide receptor-like (The sequence of the model RefSeq protein was modified relative to this genomic sequence to represent the inferred CDS: deleted 1 base in 1 codon) gives rise to the protein MEVILSTTPGILFPGGNPEMTTLKGGGGAHAGHSENGHVHVEASNDHDMAAMLTMAERMHWGASVVVGPIFVFLGLIGNIFAIIVWNRRGMRSSTGRYLTALAIADSGVLIWFFLVDSLKMFAPEVAQSVGYAFFFAYFGYPIFFLFVVLSIWFMVGVTVDRFIMVCLITKAKIFCNEKRANVGIFIILATCFIINLPHFWSYQADFDRPAGSNTSAIVMSEFQKGEGAINYEFWVHCIFLVLLPWFTIFILNLLIIGKISRTNKKMIDKKTAESADKSRRSENQITRLLLIVTFTFLFLIGFQCITQCFFMLMPDGFDKNIISEAFAAAKLGIIVNSSINFLLYCMSGRRFRQEFSS